From Prosthecobacter dejongeii, the proteins below share one genomic window:
- a CDS encoding response regulator transcription factor codes for MSKILVVDDEPDISELITLHLMREGHECICITNGLQVMNAVIENEPDLVVLDLMLPGQDGVTIFKRLRADSRTRSVPVIMLTARAQVTDKINGLELGADDYLTKPFSPRELSLRISAILRRTKKVTHVSEVKTGAFLLDRKNMKFFHNGQPIDLTTTEFKLLAVLLENVTAVHTRAELLREVWGYSDDVATRTLDTHIKRLREKLGEAGRHIITVRGTGYQFIPDPVAIVAESLASS; via the coding sequence ATGAGTAAAATCTTGGTAGTTGATGATGAACCGGATATTTCAGAGCTGATCACCTTGCATCTCATGCGCGAAGGCCATGAATGCATTTGCATCACCAATGGTCTCCAGGTCATGAATGCAGTGATTGAAAACGAGCCCGACCTTGTCGTGCTCGACCTCATGCTCCCTGGACAGGATGGAGTGACCATTTTCAAACGCCTTCGGGCCGATAGCCGCACCCGCTCGGTCCCTGTCATCATGCTCACCGCTCGAGCTCAAGTGACTGATAAAATCAATGGCCTGGAACTGGGAGCGGATGACTACCTCACCAAGCCATTTTCTCCCCGTGAGCTGTCTCTTCGTATTTCCGCCATCCTGCGCCGCACCAAAAAAGTAACGCATGTTTCGGAGGTCAAAACCGGGGCCTTTCTTCTGGATCGCAAGAACATGAAGTTCTTTCACAACGGTCAGCCAATTGACCTAACCACGACGGAATTTAAGTTGCTGGCTGTACTTTTGGAAAATGTCACTGCGGTTCACACTCGTGCTGAACTTCTCCGCGAAGTCTGGGGTTATTCGGACGATGTAGCCACCCGCACCTTGGATACTCACATCAAACGCCTGCGTGAAAAGCTGGGTGAGGCCGGGCGTCACATCATCACGGTTCGTGGCACGGGCTATCAATTCATCCCAGATCCTGTCGCCATTGTCGCGGAAAGTCTGGCTTCATCGTAA
- a CDS encoding glycosyltransferase family 4 protein, producing the protein MRFLLITDTFPPDINGVARTLATLAAGLKQRGHEVEVVTTLEAGPDEAEDAIKRHTVMAMPLPGYPGLRMGFTTTWQMQSLYESFRPDALYVATETPLGIASIRAGNKMGIPMVSGFHTNFQTYLEDYSLPGLEGVAQGLLRSIHNQTARTLTPSADTAAMLERWGIHNVGVLGRGVDTALFDPARRSMALRETWGARDDTPVALYVGRVAAEKNLELLTCSFAKFREANPSAVCVVVGDGPKLKSLQSEHPEFHYAGSRTGEDLATHYASADVFIFPSITETFGNVVLEAMSSGLMTVAYDYAAPRLLIHTGQNGLLAAFDDETAFLTQCEKAANCWEDATQRQAAREAARHLGWQRVIEQFETELKSVIPPILAKDPA; encoded by the coding sequence ATGAGGTTTTTACTCATCACCGACACCTTCCCCCCTGACATCAATGGGGTGGCGAGAACTCTGGCAACCTTAGCTGCTGGATTGAAACAACGCGGCCACGAAGTGGAAGTGGTGACTACCCTAGAGGCTGGTCCTGATGAGGCTGAAGATGCCATCAAGCGGCATACCGTGATGGCCATGCCGCTGCCTGGATACCCAGGATTGCGTATGGGATTTACTACCACGTGGCAGATGCAGTCTCTCTATGAATCTTTTCGCCCTGACGCTCTCTACGTGGCTACCGAGACGCCATTAGGAATCGCCAGCATCCGTGCCGGTAATAAAATGGGCATTCCTATGGTGTCGGGATTTCATACGAATTTCCAAACTTATCTGGAGGACTACTCGTTGCCCGGTTTGGAGGGCGTAGCTCAAGGCCTGCTCCGCAGTATTCATAACCAAACAGCCCGCACTTTGACGCCGAGCGCAGATACGGCAGCCATGCTGGAACGCTGGGGCATCCATAATGTGGGGGTGCTGGGGCGTGGTGTGGACACAGCTTTGTTTGATCCCGCCCGGCGTAGTATGGCATTGCGGGAAACCTGGGGCGCTAGGGATGACACACCGGTGGCCCTGTATGTAGGACGGGTGGCCGCAGAAAAAAATCTTGAGTTGCTGACGTGCAGTTTCGCCAAATTCCGCGAAGCGAACCCCTCGGCGGTGTGCGTGGTGGTGGGGGATGGGCCTAAATTGAAAAGCCTGCAATCCGAGCATCCTGAATTCCACTACGCCGGTAGTCGCACAGGGGAAGACCTAGCCACCCATTACGCTAGTGCGGATGTGTTTATTTTCCCTAGCATCACAGAAACTTTCGGGAATGTGGTGCTCGAGGCCATGTCAAGCGGGCTAATGACGGTGGCCTATGATTATGCGGCCCCACGCTTGCTGATCCACACGGGTCAAAATGGCTTACTGGCCGCGTTTGATGATGAGACCGCCTTTCTAACGCAATGTGAAAAGGCAGCGAACTGCTGGGAAGATGCCACTCAACGTCAGGCCGCACGTGAGGCTGCCCGCCACCTAGGATGGCAACGAGTGATTGAGCAATTTGAAACCGAATTGAAATCGGTCATCCCTCCCATTCTGGCCAAAGACCCGGCTTGA
- a CDS encoding sensor histidine kinase, producing the protein MTILLLSLALLLLAAWAWQREKHWRRSVQQVTKAAGLSIFEADKLSARFQGLAEAQNSLNKEEYLRRLFESLLNEIRQGVVIVDDHQRIKFCNRTMGHLFHRPSIHRGRTLLEEFSDHQVSDTVQLAIQNQRRTVKEIDVHTTLGSGAISTRHYLIEAAPLPAKAEAGAWLMVYDITEQTLAEQVRKDFVANASHELRTPLTLINGYIETLQSGLIKDETAMRRCLDVMEKHGKRIIRIIEDMLTISRLENGSSALNLEPFTARSCVQDALDHLSPMLEGRDTRIQLDFPPDGGQMVGDRFYWDQLFTNLLENAIKENPNPGLILKVTGQWFADHCLLTVADNGIGIAAHDLPFVFKRFFRGHKHHSPEIKGTGLGLSIVRRTVEAHGGTIDLTSTPGVETTFRIRVPLAATSLG; encoded by the coding sequence ATGACCATCCTTTTGCTTAGCCTCGCCCTCTTGCTCCTCGCAGCCTGGGCCTGGCAGCGTGAGAAGCACTGGCGCCGTAGCGTCCAGCAAGTGACCAAAGCCGCAGGGCTCAGCATCTTTGAGGCAGATAAACTCAGCGCTCGTTTTCAGGGGCTAGCCGAGGCTCAGAACTCCCTCAACAAAGAGGAGTATTTGCGCCGCCTTTTTGAATCCCTTCTGAATGAGATTCGTCAGGGCGTGGTCATTGTAGATGATCACCAACGCATCAAATTCTGCAATCGTACGATGGGGCATCTTTTCCACCGGCCGTCCATTCACCGCGGCCGCACGCTGCTGGAAGAATTCTCCGATCATCAGGTTAGCGATACGGTACAATTGGCCATCCAAAATCAACGCCGCACGGTGAAGGAAATCGATGTCCATACGACCTTAGGGTCCGGTGCCATCAGCACTCGCCATTATCTCATTGAGGCGGCTCCTCTCCCGGCAAAGGCAGAAGCCGGCGCTTGGCTCATGGTCTATGACATCACTGAGCAGACTCTGGCCGAGCAAGTACGCAAAGACTTTGTAGCCAATGCTTCGCATGAACTCCGCACGCCACTCACACTGATCAATGGCTACATCGAAACCCTGCAAAGCGGTCTTATCAAAGATGAAACAGCCATGCGCCGTTGCCTGGATGTCATGGAAAAACATGGCAAGCGCATCATTCGTATCATTGAAGACATGCTTACCATTTCCCGCTTGGAAAATGGTAGTTCGGCTCTGAACCTGGAGCCTTTCACCGCACGTTCCTGTGTGCAGGATGCCCTTGATCACCTTTCTCCAATGCTGGAGGGACGGGACACCCGGATTCAGCTCGATTTCCCGCCTGATGGGGGCCAAATGGTCGGGGATCGTTTCTATTGGGACCAGTTGTTTACCAACCTGCTTGAAAACGCCATCAAGGAAAACCCCAATCCAGGGCTTATCCTTAAAGTTACAGGTCAATGGTTTGCGGATCATTGCTTACTCACCGTGGCAGATAACGGCATCGGCATAGCAGCTCACGATCTACCCTTTGTTTTCAAACGCTTTTTCAGGGGGCACAAACATCACTCGCCTGAAATTAAAGGAACAGGCTTGGGTTTGAGCATCGTCCGACGTACCGTCGAGGCCCATGGAGGCACGATAGATCTGACAAGCACTCCTGGAGTAGAGACCACTTTTCGCATACGGGTGCCACTTGCCGCCACGAGCCTGGGCTGA
- a CDS encoding ThuA domain-containing protein, with protein MRSITAYKRRVGYFACSGATCRSLKRDMRSAFVPILALLVLTFFVSVAAPSTKLKILIIDGQNNHKWEITTPVLKDALESSGAFDVTISTSPPKGATNEAWTSWKPDFTGYAAVVSNYNGEPWPETVRIAFDDYMKKGGGFISVHAANNSFPEWKEYNQMIGVGGWGGRNESSGPWLYVKDGKLFRDPVKGPGGAHGPQHEFRVEIQDTDHPITRGLPQRWLHAQDELYSRLRGPAENIQILASAKSDLTAEQEPNLMVLSYGKGRVFHTTLGHADYSMLCRGFYETLQRGTEWAATGQVSLTADVPKDFPTDGKLSVIQLEGHPKQSRPAPKKAP; from the coding sequence TTGCGCAGCATCACTGCCTACAAAAGGCGAGTTGGATATTTTGCTTGTTCTGGAGCGACTTGTAGGTCTTTAAAAAGAGATATGAGATCCGCTTTCGTGCCCATTTTAGCCCTTTTGGTCCTGACTTTTTTTGTGTCTGTGGCAGCGCCCTCGACGAAGCTAAAGATTCTAATCATTGATGGTCAGAACAATCATAAATGGGAGATCACGACCCCCGTTTTAAAAGACGCCCTGGAAAGCAGTGGGGCGTTTGATGTTACGATTTCAACCTCCCCACCCAAGGGAGCAACGAATGAGGCATGGACTTCATGGAAGCCTGATTTTACCGGCTATGCGGCAGTGGTGAGCAATTACAATGGTGAGCCCTGGCCTGAAACAGTCCGGATCGCGTTCGATGACTACATGAAAAAAGGTGGCGGATTTATCTCCGTTCATGCAGCGAATAACTCCTTCCCCGAATGGAAGGAATACAACCAGATGATTGGTGTTGGTGGTTGGGGGGGCAGAAATGAAAGCTCTGGTCCCTGGCTTTATGTAAAGGATGGCAAGCTTTTCCGAGATCCCGTGAAAGGGCCTGGTGGTGCGCACGGCCCACAACACGAATTTAGGGTGGAAATTCAAGACACAGACCACCCCATCACCCGTGGTTTACCACAGCGCTGGCTTCATGCTCAAGATGAACTTTACAGTCGCCTTCGCGGACCTGCCGAGAACATTCAGATTTTGGCATCGGCTAAATCAGATCTTACCGCAGAGCAGGAGCCGAACTTGATGGTTTTGAGCTATGGCAAAGGCCGCGTTTTTCACACAACATTAGGCCATGCGGATTACTCCATGCTTTGCCGGGGGTTTTATGAAACACTCCAACGCGGGACAGAATGGGCCGCGACGGGTCAAGTCAGCCTAACAGCAGATGTGCCAAAAGATTTCCCAACGGATGGGAAGTTGAGCGTCATCCAATTGGAGGGCCATCCGAAACAGTCACGCCCGGCGCCCAAAAAAGCGCCCTGA